TTGGGCTACCGAAAAATCTCAAGAGATCCCAGAAGCAACCAAAGTAACAACCGCACGAGCATTTTACCTAGGTCTTGCCCAAAACCCACATACCTTAGATCGCTTTACCTTAGCCAGTACCCTAGATCAGGGAATGTTTTTAGATGCAGCTTTAGAAAACTTGCTGGTAGAGTTTGCGAGCAACCACAGTCGGGATTTTGCCTATGTCAATGAGTGTAGCAAAGCACTTAATAATATTCTGGTGATGGTTTTAGATGCTGGATTTTATAAGTCTCTTCAACAATTGAAAGACCAATTGCCACCTCCGAGTCAAAACCAGGAACGGCTTCAACTCTGGTGGCAGAAAAACTATTCGGCTTGGGTGGAACAATTAAGAAAGACGATCGCCAACTATCGCAATATTAATCATCCCTGGCAGTTTACGCCCGAACAACAACAAGTTCTACAACGCTACTATGACGCCAATCAACTCCTGATTGATTGCTTAAATAGCAACTGCGAGGTAACAGAGGCTGTTCGACAGGAGATTGAAGCCACATTATTGTTGCCTCAAAAAGAACTAGAGTCTCGAGAATGGCAGTAGTTGTTAGAGGCGATCGCTGCCAATTTTGTAACAAATTATTAACTTTTCACACAATTGTTACAAACTATACATTACTCAACCCTTTAAATATACTCAAATTCAAACATTCATCTGTCATGCTGACTATTAGTTAACAACAGTTAACAATCCATATAACACAAGGTGCATTAAATGGCTGATATTGTTGATACTGCTGTTAAAGCTGGTTCTTTTAGTACATTGGTTGCAGCAATCAAAGCTGCCGGTTTAGTAGATACTCTCAAAGGAAAAGGACCATTTACCGTCTTTGCGCCCAATGATGAAGCGTTTGCTAAACTTCCAGAAGGTACAGTAGATGGACTACTTAAAGACATACCCCAGCTTAAGAAAATCTTGACCTATCATGTCGTTTCTGGCAAGGTAATGGCTGCTGACGTGATGAAAATGAAATCAGCTAAAACCGTTGAAGGATCAAATGTGAATATTGACGCTTCTAATGGCGGCGTTAAAATTAATGATGCCACAGTAGCAACAGCGGATGTTGCGGCTGATAATGGTGTTATTCATATTATTGACACAGTGTTGATACCAGCATAACAATTTCATAGCATAATAATAGGGGTGCATTTCTGAGTTAGGATGATGCACCTCTTTAACTTGTAGGTGTTGATAAAATAGGTCTATGTATCAGAAAGAAAAAAATAAAGTTATGGAAATGCCATTGATCACGCCATTTTCTAGCTTTGAGACCTCAGTTCAAAGCGTACTAGATTTTTTGCACCAGCGTCTTGGTTTTCAACTATGGATGTTTACTCGTGTAGAACAAGAAGACTGGATAGTGTTAGCCGCATCGGATCACGGTTATGGAGTCAAACCAGGAGATGTTTTTCATTGGTCTGATTCTTTTTGTTCGCGGATGGTTAATGGTTTGGGACCGAGGATAGCACCCAACTCCCAAGAAATCGCGGCTTATTTAGAAGCACCTATTGGTAAAATCGTACCAATTAGCGCTTATATAGGCATTCCTCTGTGTCATAGAGATGGTAGTTTATTTGGAACTCTCTGCGCTATAGATCCCATGCCCCAGTCAGAAATTATACGTAAAGAAGGAGTATTTGTTGAACTACAAACAAAACTACTAACTACTATTCTTCATTACGAACTCGAAGCTCAAAATAATGCGCGACTCTACGAACGCGCTCAAAAAGAAGCAGAGATGGACTGGCTTCCAGGTGTCTACAATAGCAAAGGTTGGCACAGACTTCTAGAAGCGGAAGAAATTCGCTGTCAACGTTTTGGACAACCAGCAAGCGTAATTATTATTGATTTGGATAATTTAAAAGTCATTAATGATCAATATGGGCACGACGCAGGCGATCGCCTACTTAAAGCCACAGGACAATGTCTCCTCAAAAGCGTGCGCGATCATGATATAGTAGCCCGATTCGGTGGGGACGAGTTCGGGATTTTACTACTAGATATCACTGAATCAGAAACCGAAGCGATCGTACACAGAATTGAGACAAGGTTACGAGCTAATCAGATTTTAGCTTCCTTAGGGTGGGCTAAGCGATCGCCCCTATCAGATTTATTTCAAACTGCTAAAATAGCTGATCAAAGAATGTACGAGCAAAAAATGCAACATAAACTCATACAAAAGATTTAAATCATCTAATTCTCTTAGGCTGCTTTAACTTTTTCTAAAAGCTGTTTTAATTGCTGAGTTACTGAGTCATGAGTATACTCGTCGTCAGGATGAGGTTCTTGTCCTGGCATTTGAAAATGGGGTCTTTTCCCAGTGATTTGACCACTGCGAAAATCGACTTTTCTGACTAATTCGTAGAGTATTTCTGGATTATTTAAAACTCTTTCAATCATCTCCTCTAAAGCCTTTAAAGGAGAATCCAAATGTTTACTCAAAGCAGGAGGTCGATCACTTACCCAGCTTTGTAGCACAAATTGTAAGGCGCCGGTGGGATCAGAGAGATTCTGAGCGATGAAAGTATTAATTTCTGTTACTACTTGAACTAACCTGGGTACAGGAGATTCACCTCTAAGAAAATCTGATCCTTCTTTGGCGATGAAGTCACCTAGCGTGAATTCTCTACCCGAACGAATCTCTCTAAGAATTTCTTGATTTTTGTCCTGTTCTGCTTCTGATGACATACTATCTACCTTCGTTACTTATGTTGATTCTAGCCTAGTTATTAGGGAGCATCATCCCATTGTGAGGTTAACTGTTGATAATTTGCTTGTTGCGCTCCAGGATGACAAGCTATACAACCATAACTGTTGACCACATCGGGGAATTCTACTCGAGGATGAAGCGCTTTAAAATAACGAGAATCTCTGACGAAGGTAGGTTGAACCTCCTGGGGACGCAGGGGACGAGATAAGGTCATCAAATACTGCCAAATCACTACTTGGGAGATTCTCACCAAGTCGGTTACACTCGTACCGTAGTGGTTTTGTGGTCTCTCGAGAATTTCTTTCCAGGTTTCAGTGGGTAAAACTTCTGCCGCTATGGGTAAATGACAACTAGAACAATGTTGTATATACAAATCTTTGCCCGTGGCTAGAGTACTTTCAGGAGGAACAGGAGCAACAGACTGAGCGATAATAATTAGTGCTAGACAATATCCAATTAAAGGGACTAAATTAAACATAGGGAATTTAATTACAATATTTGACTATGTTTATTATGAAGAGTTTTTAAACTCATCGGGTAAGTAAGATAAAAAAAGATTCCATCATAAAATAGGAGAAAAAACAATGACAATACAGACTGGAGTTATTCAAGGCACAGCTAAACAAATTAAAGCGGTACTGGAGGAAATCCCCGATAATGAGGTTGTCTGTCTCATGATTGGTCGTCCCAGCTTATCTGTCATTGCACGAAAATTACAGAATGAAGCAGCAACACGCGGCATGACAGACCCTCAACATGATGAACTTATGGCGTCGTTGAAAGGTATTTTTGGTTTTAAGAATCAAGCTGTGCGATATTAATTTCCGGTATATAAACGAAACTTGAGACATTCAAAGCACACTCAATGACAGAGATTAAATCTTCCAAAGGGATAGGCTTTTGCTCTTGAAAAGCACCAGTTTTGATATCATTAAAGACTTCTGGAGTTGCTACATTACCCGGATTGATAACCGTAAAACCAATATGACTATCTTTTAGTTCGCGCTGCAAAGCATGAATTGCTCCTCTGAGTCCGTATTTTGATGCGGAGTTGGCTACTTCTCGTGAGGCTTTATTTTCTAAACCCGATAAAGAACCAATAAATATAGCTTTAGGGTTAGTAGATAGTTTCAAACTATTAAACAAAGCTTTGACTATCTTAATAGGAGCGATACAGTTCACGGCGATCACTTGATCAATTTCGGCAAAATCGCTTGTTAAAAAATCATATTGCTCCGTAAAAGCGTTTTGTTCCCAAGTACCACCCAGAAAAAGTAAGGCGTCTATTTTCTTTCCCTCAAAGAATTCGGCTATTTTATCTACACCCACTTGGGTACCTATATCCGCCTCGATCCAAGTTCCATAATTTGAAGGTGAACGAGATACACAAATAAGATTGATATTTTTTTGTGCGTAGTATTCTGAGACGGCTAAGCCAATACCACGACTACCCCCAATAATCAAAATTGTACGCTGATTCATAACCTGTGATACGAAATTTGTAAAGCGATCGCCACAACAAGATAAAAGTTCAATAATCAAGAAGGGAGTTATCCCCACGCATTCTCTTTACACTTAAACTAAAATTAAAAACCCACACGAACTATCATAGCAGTGTGGGTCAAAATCCTTAATGTACTAAACCAATTTCAGCAGACGCGCGATTTAACATAGTTTGCTGACGGTTTCTGTCGTGTTTAGCTTGATTAATCATCAAACAACGCGCTTTTTCTTGCATTGACACACGAGGTTTGACAGAAGGCGTACCGGGTTTATTGTAACTAACACCCCGATAGGTGAGATTGTTCACCGGTTGAAGGATTGGGGGTTTTTTCAGGTTGCGGAATCTCCAATCAAGTCCTCGATATTTGCCGCCTACGGTAGTAGCAGTAGTTTCTACAACGGTAGGATTATATTCATAAGTAGCGCCACGATATGTGAGTTGCATAATCTTCGCCTCCATTAGCATGATTTGAGGCGCGTTCCTTCGGGAGGTTTCCCTACTTCCGTTCCTGCAGATGTTAAATCTGAGAGGAATGAACGATTTACTTTCTGTATCTATTGTTACCGTTTTTTAGAAAAGTGTCAAGGTCTGGAGACTTATTTCCGCCATTTCGTTAGAATTTGTTACAATTTAGAGTTTGTTGTTGCCCAATATGCTTAAATCTCTCAATAAAACCCAAGAAAGTTTAATTTTTGGAGCGATCGCCCTAATTACCCGCTTATCATTTTCCAGTCGCATTCTCCACGAGTGGGACTCTGTACAATTTGCTCTAGCTTTAGATAAATTTGATTTAACCTTACATCAACCCCATCCACCAGGACTATTCGTTTTTTATCTATTTTTCGGACGTATTCTGTACTTTTTTGGTCAAGACGCCAATACCAGTCTAGTTTTAGTGAGTGTTATCGCTAGTGGTTTAGCAGTGGCTTTAATCTTCAATCTGACCACTCTATGGTTTAATCGTTCTGTGGGTAGGGTAGTCGCCTTATTAATGTTAACTAGTCCCTTAGTTTGGTTTCAAGGGGGCGTCGCGCTATCTTATATGCTCGAATTTTTCTGGACATTATTAATTGTTTGGGGTTGTGTTAACTTGCGCTTGAGTGGTGAAAAGAGAGCATTTTATCTCACTCCGCTTTTACTGGGATTAGCTGGAGGAATTCGTCCCAATACTCTATTTTTCCTATTTCCTCTGTGGGTATACACCATGTTGGTTAGATATCAAATCCAGAAGCTTAAATTAGGGGAATTATTGTTAACTTTAGGCATAATGTTAGTGGGTATACTTGCTTGGTTAATACCACTTTTTTATCTATCCGGAGGAATCAGAGGTTATTGGGAAGCATTACAACCGTGGTTAGAACATCATCCCAAAGATGGCGTAGGGCGTTCTTTTCATGGTGTTTATCTGAACTTAAAAATGTTAGTAGAATCCCTATTATATGGGGTGGGTTTTGCTGTTTTTCCTGGAGTTTGGTATATGTGGAAAAGTCGTAAAAACTTGAATGTAAAATTAAAACGATATAACTGGCAAGTGCAGACTTTAGTAGTTTGGTTAATTCCTGGTCTTAGTTATTTAACTTTAGTACATATTCAAAGATTAGGACATACTTTTACCATTATGCCAGCTTTTATAGTAATTGGAGGAGTATTGCTCTATTATGCTAGTTTGGAAGTTAGAAAACCGAAATTATTACTATTAAGCGTGTTTGTGGGTAATATCTTGTTTTTTATCTTTGGTCCTGTAAGTTTAGATAGTGTTCCTACTTGGTCAACTATCAATCAATACGATCGCTACGTTCAAGAGAGAATTGCAGTAATTGAAAAAAACTTTGCTCCCAAGGAAACAATGGTATTAACCAATGGTCGTAACGCCAGAATTAGAGAGTTTTATTTACCAGAATATAGCGGAAGTACTCGACAATTTAATTTAACAGACGAAGAGATAGTTTTACCTGAGAATATACGTAATTTAGTCATCTTTGATCCAGAGGTATTAGCAGAATCTACAGAATTGAGAGAGCAAAAACTACCCAGCACGGGAAAAATCCGTTTTTTGCAGTGGGGAGATAATCAACAATTGACGCTAACTAGAGATTCGGTGACTTTAACTCAGTAAACTCAGAGATCTCTCATAATCTTAATTTAAGCTAAGAATGGCCCTCCTATTGAAAT
Above is a window of Gloeocapsa sp. PCC 73106 DNA encoding:
- a CDS encoding fasciclin domain-containing protein, with the protein product MADIVDTAVKAGSFSTLVAAIKAAGLVDTLKGKGPFTVFAPNDEAFAKLPEGTVDGLLKDIPQLKKILTYHVVSGKVMAADVMKMKSAKTVEGSNVNIDASNGGVKINDATVATADVAADNGVIHIIDTVLIPA
- a CDS encoding sensor domain-containing diguanylate cyclase translates to MYQKEKNKVMEMPLITPFSSFETSVQSVLDFLHQRLGFQLWMFTRVEQEDWIVLAASDHGYGVKPGDVFHWSDSFCSRMVNGLGPRIAPNSQEIAAYLEAPIGKIVPISAYIGIPLCHRDGSLFGTLCAIDPMPQSEIIRKEGVFVELQTKLLTTILHYELEAQNNARLYERAQKEAEMDWLPGVYNSKGWHRLLEAEEIRCQRFGQPASVIIIDLDNLKVINDQYGHDAGDRLLKATGQCLLKSVRDHDIVARFGGDEFGILLLDITESETEAIVHRIETRLRANQILASLGWAKRSPLSDLFQTAKIADQRMYEQKMQHKLIQKI
- a CDS encoding Dihem cytochrome c; translated protein: MFNLVPLIGYCLALIIIAQSVAPVPPESTLATGKDLYIQHCSSCHLPIAAEVLPTETWKEILERPQNHYGTSVTDLVRISQVVIWQYLMTLSRPLRPQEVQPTFVRDSRYFKALHPRVEFPDVVNSYGCIACHPGAQQANYQQLTSQWDDAP
- a CDS encoding SDR family oxidoreductase, whose translation is MNQRTILIIGGSRGIGLAVSEYYAQKNINLICVSRSPSNYGTWIEADIGTQVGVDKIAEFFEGKKIDALLFLGGTWEQNAFTEQYDFLTSDFAEIDQVIAVNCIAPIKIVKALFNSLKLSTNPKAIFIGSLSGLENKASREVANSASKYGLRGAIHALQRELKDSHIGFTVINPGNVATPEVFNDIKTGAFQEQKPIPLEDLISVIECALNVSSFVYIPEINIAQLDS
- a CDS encoding DUF4278 domain-containing protein, which gives rise to MQLTYRGATYEYNPTVVETTATTVGGKYRGLDWRFRNLKKPPILQPVNNLTYRGVSYNKPGTPSVKPRVSMQEKARCLMINQAKHDRNRQQTMLNRASAEIGLVH
- a CDS encoding glycosyltransferase family 39 protein, yielding MLKSLNKTQESLIFGAIALITRLSFSSRILHEWDSVQFALALDKFDLTLHQPHPPGLFVFYLFFGRILYFFGQDANTSLVLVSVIASGLAVALIFNLTTLWFNRSVGRVVALLMLTSPLVWFQGGVALSYMLEFFWTLLIVWGCVNLRLSGEKRAFYLTPLLLGLAGGIRPNTLFFLFPLWVYTMLVRYQIQKLKLGELLLTLGIMLVGILAWLIPLFYLSGGIRGYWEALQPWLEHHPKDGVGRSFHGVYLNLKMLVESLLYGVGFAVFPGVWYMWKSRKNLNVKLKRYNWQVQTLVVWLIPGLSYLTLVHIQRLGHTFTIMPAFIVIGGVLLYYASLEVRKPKLLLLSVFVGNILFFIFGPVSLDSVPTWSTINQYDRYVQERIAVIEKNFAPKETMVLTNGRNARIREFYLPEYSGSTRQFNLTDEEIVLPENIRNLVIFDPEVLAESTELREQKLPSTGKIRFLQWGDNQQLTLTRDSVTLTQ